Proteins encoded by one window of Cervus canadensis isolate Bull #8, Minnesota chromosome 18, ASM1932006v1, whole genome shotgun sequence:
- the LOC122421041 gene encoding uncharacterized protein LOC122421041, translating into MAKFPCNSFAVLRPPQDAAVPLDSPGSAGPGGEGGSLPQRRKALSCYTESASGEVPSTRPAGPTGEEGVVKEMKKKVSRSSERKCRIIDKNPSKNFPEENKPIFTAPKKKNHNNQVPAPRVPALTVDLSLMNEARIRQPVFICPGPGPLVDVTRPSLGKLLDISGPCEPSPAPSGKSFTFPGWTKSVYLGLCCRQRCGVWETLKTKEEKAGETARS; encoded by the exons ATGGCAAAGTTTCCGTGTAATTCCTTTGCGGTGCTCAGGCCCCCACAAGATGCCGCTGTGCCTCTTGATAGTCCAGGCTCCGCAGGACCCGGGGGCGAGGGGGGCTCGCTCCCCCAGAGGCGGAAAGCTCTGTCCTGCTATACAGAATCTGCTTCGGGTGAGGTCCCCTCCACGCGTCCGGCGGGTCCCACGGGGGAGGAGGGAGTAGTaaaggagatgaaaaaaaaagtaagtcgATCCTCCGAAAGAAAATGTAGAATTATCGATAAGAATCCTTCCAAAAACTTTCCGGAAGAAAATAAACCGATTTTCACAGCCCCCAAGAAGAAGAACCACAACAATCAAGTTCCAGCTCCGCGTGTCCCAGCCTTGACCGTAGATCTCAGTCTTATGAATGAAGCTCGGATCCGCCAGCCTGTATTTATATGCCCGGGGCCCGGCCCCCTTGTTGACGTCACCCGTCCCTCACTCGGCAAACTTCTCGATATCTCCGGCCCTTGTGAACCCAGCCCCGCACCGTCCGGCAAGAG CTTCACTTTTCCCGGATGGACAAAGAGTGTGTATCTTGGACTCTGCTGCCGCCAGAGGTGCGGCGTTTGGGAG ACATTAAAGaccaaagaagagaaagcaggagagacTGCAAGAAGCTAA
- the LOC122421255 gene encoding uncharacterized protein LOC122421255 codes for MGSWREDFSPPIVPGLARTSGDISGDATSGLCNTARPRGGAERRSGKNGRGAARVPEAAHAPSRELGAARLSHRPPPCEERGHPPIRTNSWIPECLEASAAQNIPGPSGSIHPGSSGSVHLIVLGLTPSWFQRRTPDLGPASQSVPIGLASEDSDRVRETKHRILGTEHLWGQGTWFGDSSEDISSFLLRIQPQCPVETWDVPAEEVPGMARGRVQRLHCPPSGGRRSGPGDLPLQGTFPTQGWNPCPLRFLHWQANSLTPAPKRKLFGSEACGILVLRPGMESGSQQ; via the exons ATGG GTTCCTGGCGGGAGGACTTCTCCCCGCCCATTGTCCCCGGCCTGGCCAGGACGTCCGGAGACATCTCAGGGGACGCGACGTCGGGGTTATGTAATACCGCCAGGCCCCGGGGAGGGGCGGAA CGGCGCTCGGGTAAAAATGGACGCGGCGCCGCGCGAGTTCCCGAGGCCGCGCACGCTCCCTCGCGAGAACTGGGGGCCGCGCGCCTGAGTCACCGCCCGCCCCCCTGCGAGGAGCGCGGACACCCGCCCATCCGCACAAACTCTTGGATTCCTGAGTGCTTGGAAGCCAGCGCGGCTCAGAATATTCCAGGACCGTCGGGAAGCATCCACCCGGGCTCGAGCG GTTCAGTTCACCTGATTGTCTTGGGGCTCACCCCATCCTGGTTCCAGAGAAGGACACCTGACCTAGGTCCAGCCAGTCAGAGTGTTCCAATTGGGCTGGCCTCTGAGGACAGCGATCGGGTCAGAG AAACTAAACACCGTATCCTGGGAACTGAACATCTCTGGGGCCAGGGGACCTGGTTTGGAGACAGTTCTGAGGACAT ATCCTCCTTTTTGCTGCGTATCCAACCACAGTGCCCCGTGGAAACCTGGGACGTCCCAGCAGAAGAGGTGCCCGGGATGGCGCGGGGTCGAGTCCAGCGCCTTCACTGTCCCCCATCCGGGGGCCGCCGCTCCGGGCCGG gggatcttcctctccaggggaccttcccaactcagggatggaatccgtGTCCGCTGCGgttcctgcactggcaagcgaattctttaaCACCAGCCCCTAAGAGGAAG ctgttTGGCAGTGAggcttgtggtatcttagttctccgacctgGGATGGAATCTGGATCCCAGCAATGA
- the FOSB gene encoding protein fosB isoform X1: MFQAFPGDYDSGSRCSSSPSAESQYLSSVDSFGSPPTAAASQECAGLGEMPGSFVPTVTAITTSQDLQWLVQPTLISSMAQSQGQPLASQPPAVDPYDMPGTSYSTPGMSGYSSGGASGSGGPSTSGATSGPGPSRPARARPRRAREETLTPEEEEKRRVRRERNKLAAAKCRNRRRELTDRLQAETDQLEEEKAELESEIAELQKEKERLEFVLVAHKPGCKIPYEEGPGGPGPGPLAEVRDLPGSASTKEDGFSWLLPPPPPPPLPFQTSQDAPPNLTASLFTHSEVQVLGDPFPVVNPSYTSSFVLTCPEVSAFAGAQRTSGSDQPSDPLNSPSLLAL, translated from the exons ATGTTTCAAGCTTTCCCCGGAGACTACGACTCCGGCTCCCGGTGCAGCTCCTCACCTTCCGCCGAGTCTCAGTATCTGTCCTCGGTGGACTCCTTCGGCAGTCCACCCACCGCCGCCGCCTCCCAG GAGTGCGCCGGTCTTGGGGAAATGCCCGGTTCCTTCGTGCCCACGGTCACCGCGATCACAACCAGCCAGGACCTCCAGTGGCTTGTGCAACCCACCCTCATCTCTTCCATGGCCCAGTCCCAGGGGCAGCCACTGGCCTCCCAGCCCCCGGCCGTCGACCCCTACGACATGCCAGGAACCAGTTACTCCACGCCGGGCATGAGTGGCTACAGCAGTGGCGGGGCAAGTGGCAGTGGTGGGCCTTCCACCAGCGGAGCCACCAGTGGACCTGGGCCTTCTCGCCCAGCTCGAGCCCGGCCCAGGAGAGCCCGAGAGGAGACG CTCaccccagaggaggaggagaaaagaagggtTCGCCGAGAACGAAACAAACTGGCAGCAGCAAAGTGTAGGAACCGGCGAAGGGAGCTGACTGACCGACTCCAGGCG GAGACAGATCAGCTAGAGGAAGAAAAGGCGGAGCTGGAGTCGGAGATCGCCGAGCTCCAAAAGGAGAAGGAACGTCTGGAGTTTGTGCTGGTGGCCCACAAACCGGGCTGCAAGATCCCCTACGAAGAGGGGCCCGGGGGGCCCGGGCCGGGCCCGCTGGCGGAGGTGAGAGATTTGCCGGGGTCAGCATCCACTAAGGAAGATGGTTTCAGCTGGCTGCTGCCGCCCCCGCCACCACCGCCCCTGCCCTTCCAGACCAGCCAAGACGCACCCCCCAACCTGACAGCTTCTCTCTTTACACACAGTGAAGTTCAAGTCCTCGGCGACCCCTTCCCCGTTGTTAACCCTTCGTACACTTCCTCGTTTGTCCTCACCTGCCCGGAGGTCTCCGCGTTCGCCGGCGCCCAACGCACCAGCGGCAGTGACCAGCCTTCCGACCCCCTGAATTCGCCCTCCCTTCTTGCTCTGTGA
- the FOSB gene encoding protein fosB isoform X2: MFQAFPGDYDSGSRCSSSPSAESQYLSSVDSFGSPPTAAASQECAGLGEMPGSFVPTVTAITTSQDLQWLVQPTLISSMAQSQGQPLASQPPAVDPYDMPGTSYSTPGMSGYSSGGASGSGGPSTSGATSGPGPSRPARARPRRAREETLTPEEEEKRRVRRERNKLAAAKCRNRRRELTDRLQAETDQLEEEKAELESEIAELQKEKERLEFVLVAHKPGCKIPYEEGPGGPGPGPLAE, translated from the exons ATGTTTCAAGCTTTCCCCGGAGACTACGACTCCGGCTCCCGGTGCAGCTCCTCACCTTCCGCCGAGTCTCAGTATCTGTCCTCGGTGGACTCCTTCGGCAGTCCACCCACCGCCGCCGCCTCCCAG GAGTGCGCCGGTCTTGGGGAAATGCCCGGTTCCTTCGTGCCCACGGTCACCGCGATCACAACCAGCCAGGACCTCCAGTGGCTTGTGCAACCCACCCTCATCTCTTCCATGGCCCAGTCCCAGGGGCAGCCACTGGCCTCCCAGCCCCCGGCCGTCGACCCCTACGACATGCCAGGAACCAGTTACTCCACGCCGGGCATGAGTGGCTACAGCAGTGGCGGGGCAAGTGGCAGTGGTGGGCCTTCCACCAGCGGAGCCACCAGTGGACCTGGGCCTTCTCGCCCAGCTCGAGCCCGGCCCAGGAGAGCCCGAGAGGAGACG CTCaccccagaggaggaggagaaaagaagggtTCGCCGAGAACGAAACAAACTGGCAGCAGCAAAGTGTAGGAACCGGCGAAGGGAGCTGACTGACCGACTCCAGGCG GAGACAGATCAGCTAGAGGAAGAAAAGGCGGAGCTGGAGTCGGAGATCGCCGAGCTCCAAAAGGAGAAGGAACGTCTGGAGTTTGTGCTGGTGGCCCACAAACCGGGCTGCAAGATCCCCTACGAAGAGGGGCCCGGGGGGCCCGGGCCGGGCCCGCTGGCGGAG TGA